In one window of uncultured Sphaerochaeta sp. DNA:
- a CDS encoding heavy metal translocating P-type ATPase: MLKKEIILEGLDCANCAAKIEDEVNKLNGVKAYINFMNKTLTLETESEQEYKNTLQQVETIVHKHEPDVAVKEKSISKSNKKVLILEGLDCANCAAKIEAQTQSLEGVNSATVDFVTKKLTIEAVDKKEFGKILGEVTSIVNKLEPDVKIVDAEKKKVNKSIVMLEGLGCANCAAKMEKEISGLEGVEFAAVDFVSKKLTMEISPKVNRTELNEKIEGIVKKIEPDVKIVFEKDTSKANIKENNEEEEEGVNKKEIIRLVVGGAIFAVGIIFNFQNWLELTLFIISYIIVGGEVVLRAIKGIARGQVFSEHFLMSIATIGAFFVGEYPEGVAVMLFYLVGELFQDIAVGHSRKSISALMDIRPDYANLKVGDEIRKVSPEEVNIGDIIIVKPGEKVPLDGKVIEGNSMVDTAALTGESVPRELEPGNDALSGFINKNGVLTIEVTKDFGDSTVSKILDLVQNASSKKAPTEKFITKFARSYTPIVVFGALALAIIPPLVIPGATFSTWIYRALVFLVISCPCALVISIPLGFFGGIGGASKRGILVKGSNYLEALNNVETVVFDKTGTLTKGVFEVVNINSQIDFTNEELIEYAAFAESHSSHPIALSILKVYNKDVDITKIEDYEEIAGHGILAKVGGKEILAGNSKLMNKENIKYQEVETLGTIVHVAVDKKYAGNIVISDAVKEDSADAIKGLKALGVRNTVMLTGDSKAVGEKIATQLGIDKVYTELLPADKVEKIEDLDAKKSHKGKIVFVGDGINDAPVLARADIGMAMGGLGSDAAIEAADIVIMTDEPSKIVTAIKVAKRTRKIVMQNIVFALGVKAIFLALGAVGVATMWEAVFADMGVAIIAILNAMRVMNTKSI, from the coding sequence ATGTTAAAGAAGGAAATAATTTTAGAAGGATTAGATTGTGCAAATTGTGCAGCTAAAATTGAAGATGAGGTTAATAAATTAAATGGAGTCAAAGCCTATATAAACTTCATGAACAAGACATTGACTTTAGAAACTGAATCAGAGCAAGAGTATAAGAATACACTACAGCAGGTTGAAACCATAGTGCACAAGCACGAACCGGATGTGGCAGTGAAAGAAAAATCCATTAGCAAGAGCAATAAAAAAGTATTAATACTTGAAGGACTTGATTGTGCGAATTGTGCTGCAAAGATTGAAGCTCAAACACAAAGCCTTGAAGGAGTAAATAGTGCAACCGTTGATTTTGTTACTAAGAAGCTGACAATTGAAGCGGTCGATAAAAAGGAATTTGGTAAAATTCTTGGAGAAGTAACATCCATTGTAAATAAACTTGAGCCGGATGTTAAAATAGTTGATGCAGAGAAGAAAAAGGTGAACAAAAGCATAGTAATGCTTGAAGGACTTGGATGCGCGAATTGTGCAGCTAAAATGGAAAAAGAAATAAGCGGTTTAGAAGGAGTGGAGTTTGCTGCAGTAGATTTTGTTTCGAAGAAACTAACAATGGAAATAAGTCCGAAAGTCAACCGCACTGAATTAAATGAGAAGATTGAAGGCATTGTAAAAAAAATCGAACCGGATGTAAAGATTGTTTTTGAGAAAGATACATCTAAGGCCAACATAAAAGAAAATAATGAAGAGGAAGAAGAAGGTGTCAACAAAAAAGAAATCATAAGACTTGTGGTCGGTGGAGCAATATTTGCCGTGGGAATCATCTTTAATTTCCAAAATTGGCTTGAGCTTACCTTATTTATTATTAGTTATATTATAGTTGGTGGAGAGGTTGTCTTAAGAGCAATAAAAGGTATTGCCCGTGGACAGGTATTCAGTGAGCATTTTCTAATGAGTATTGCTACCATTGGTGCTTTCTTCGTTGGAGAGTATCCAGAAGGTGTAGCAGTTATGCTGTTCTATCTGGTAGGTGAATTGTTTCAGGATATAGCTGTAGGTCACTCCAGAAAATCAATAAGTGCTTTGATGGATATACGTCCTGACTATGCAAATCTTAAAGTTGGCGATGAGATCAGGAAAGTATCTCCTGAAGAGGTAAACATAGGTGACATCATTATTGTTAAGCCAGGAGAAAAAGTTCCCCTCGATGGCAAGGTTATAGAAGGAAACTCAATGGTTGACACTGCAGCGTTAACAGGGGAATCTGTTCCTCGTGAACTCGAGCCAGGAAACGATGCATTGAGCGGATTCATTAATAAAAATGGCGTTTTGACAATAGAGGTAACAAAGGATTTTGGTGATTCAACTGTATCTAAAATTTTGGATCTGGTTCAGAATGCCAGCAGTAAGAAAGCTCCTACAGAAAAATTTATAACAAAATTTGCGCGTTCCTATACTCCGATTGTAGTTTTTGGAGCATTAGCCTTAGCAATCATACCTCCATTGGTGATCCCCGGTGCAACTTTCTCTACATGGATATATCGAGCCTTAGTGTTCTTAGTTATATCTTGTCCATGTGCGTTAGTAATTTCAATACCATTGGGCTTCTTCGGAGGGATTGGTGGAGCATCGAAGAGAGGTATATTAGTAAAAGGCAGTAACTATCTTGAAGCGTTGAACAATGTGGAAACAGTTGTTTTCGATAAGACGGGAACGCTAACAAAGGGTGTATTTGAAGTTGTGAATATCAACTCTCAAATTGATTTTACAAATGAGGAATTGATTGAATATGCAGCATTTGCTGAAAGTCACTCAAGTCATCCAATTGCACTATCCATTTTGAAAGTCTATAACAAAGATGTCGATATCACTAAAATTGAAGACTATGAGGAAATTGCAGGTCATGGGATTTTAGCTAAAGTTGGTGGTAAAGAGATTCTTGCCGGAAATAGCAAACTGATGAATAAAGAAAACATTAAATATCAGGAAGTTGAGACTCTGGGTACAATAGTACATGTTGCAGTAGACAAGAAATATGCAGGCAATATTGTAATCTCTGACGCAGTGAAGGAAGATTCAGCTGATGCGATTAAAGGATTGAAGGCATTAGGTGTTAGAAATACTGTTATGCTTACTGGTGATTCGAAGGCAGTTGGGGAAAAAATAGCAACCCAACTTGGAATTGACAAGGTGTATACTGAATTGTTACCGGCCGACAAGGTAGAAAAAATTGAGGATCTGGATGCTAAAAAATCTCATAAGGGGAAAATTGTATTTGTTGGAGATGGTATCAATGATGCACCAGTACTTGCGAGAGCTGATATTGGCATGGCAATGGGCGGCTTGGGGTCTGATGCTGCAATTGAAGCAGCTGATATAGTTATCATGACGGATGAACCATCAAAAATTGTCACTGCAATTAAAGTAGCAAAAAGGACTAGGAAAATTGTGATGCAAAACATTGTGTTTGCATTAGGGGTTAAAGCCATATTCCTTGCACTTGGTGCGGTGGGAGTTGCAACTATGTGGGAAGCTGTATTCGCTGACATGGGTGTGGCAATAATCGCAATATTAAATGCAATGAGGGTAATGAATACAAAAAGTATATAA
- a CDS encoding (2Fe-2S)-binding protein encodes MGKETLSNCCCGNLGESSCEVEKNNFCPVCGKQGTLVKNITVKNMVLNELVEQIGDNDYYLCMNEECDITYYNTKSNIKVNKQQVKVPIWFKKDADPKYACYCNEVTEEQVIEAVVKLGAKTVKEVNAITGAMKNSNCKENNPLGVCCHKIIQEAIDKGLTMK; translated from the coding sequence GTGGGAAAGGAAACTTTAAGTAATTGTTGTTGCGGAAATTTAGGAGAATCATCTTGTGAGGTAGAAAAGAACAATTTTTGTCCTGTATGCGGAAAACAAGGTACTCTTGTTAAAAATATTACAGTAAAGAATATGGTGCTTAACGAGTTAGTGGAACAAATCGGTGATAACGATTATTATTTATGTATGAATGAGGAATGTGATATTACTTACTACAATACGAAATCTAATATTAAGGTTAATAAACAACAGGTTAAAGTCCCAATATGGTTTAAGAAAGATGCAGATCCGAAGTATGCTTGTTATTGCAACGAAGTTACAGAAGAACAGGTAATTGAAGCAGTTGTAAAGCTTGGCGCGAAAACCGTAAAAGAAGTAAATGCCATCACGGGAGCAATGAAAAATTCTAATTGTAAAGAAAACAATCCGTTGGGAGTATGTTGTCATAAGATTATTCAGGAAGCTATCGATAAAGGCTTAACCATGAAATGA
- a CDS encoding metalloregulator ArsR/SmtB family transcription factor, whose translation MARKIQPTERCDCDVIHEETVNQVREKMPQEETLYDLAELFKVFGDSTRIKILWALDEAEMCVCDIAFLLNMTQSAISHQLRVLKQAELVKSRREGKIVFYSLEDEHVKQIFDQGLIHISEESK comes from the coding sequence GTGGCAAGGAAAATTCAACCAACTGAAAGATGTGACTGTGATGTTATACATGAGGAGACTGTTAACCAAGTTCGAGAAAAAATGCCTCAAGAAGAAACCCTATATGATCTTGCGGAGCTATTTAAGGTCTTTGGGGATTCAACAAGAATTAAGATACTCTGGGCGTTAGATGAAGCCGAGATGTGCGTTTGCGATATTGCATTCTTATTGAATATGACCCAATCAGCAATTTCTCATCAGCTAAGAGTCTTAAAGCAGGCTGAACTAGTAAAGAGCAGAAGAGAAGGAAAGATTGTATTCTACTCCCTTGAAGATGAACATGTAAAGCAAATATTTGACCAAGGATTAATTCATATTTCAGAAGAAAGTAAGTAA
- a CDS encoding recombinase family protein, with the protein MISLASNVTVIPAKKTIGTQKTTDKVQKTRVAAYCRVSTDSDEQETSYETQIEHYTSFINSHPDWVLAGIYADDGISGMNTKKRDEFQRMINDCNEGKIDMVITKSISRFARNTVDCLNYTRALKNKNIGVYFEKENINTLDAKGEVLMTIMASLAQQESESLSANVRLGLQFRYQQGKVQVNHNWFLGYTKDADGHLIIDPEQAEVVKRIYREYLSGKSFLQIKRSLEADGILNGAGNAKWHESNIKQILTNEKYIGDALLQKTYTVDILEKKREANKGQVPKYYVEDSHEAIIPKDIFLKVQEEIARRANLTKGTTKRKRIYSGRYALSGIVFCAHCGDIFRRIKWNNRGCKSTVWRCVSRVEKDGPDCTARTVHEEFLHEVVIKAINEAFREKKAILPLLRENIESSLEEVTSNQIAAIDEQMKSMQQELLATVNSKNTGDELGMEIRRLRDEKQALQNEQASRQDLRTRLDEMMRFLNDLPCELTEYEEDYVRTLLEKITVYDDYFIVEFKSGIEIQIDE; encoded by the coding sequence ATGATTTCCTTAGCCAGCAATGTTACGGTTATTCCTGCAAAGAAAACAATCGGTACACAGAAAACAACCGATAAAGTCCAGAAAACACGAGTAGCTGCTTATTGCCGTGTTTCCACTGATAGTGATGAGCAGGAAACCAGCTATGAAACACAGATTGAGCATTACACTTCGTTTATCAATAGTCACCCGGATTGGGTGCTGGCCGGGATATATGCCGATGACGGCATTTCTGGAATGAATACGAAAAAGCGTGATGAATTCCAGCGCATGATTAATGACTGTAACGAAGGCAAGATAGATATGGTTATTACCAAGTCCATCAGCCGATTTGCAAGGAATACGGTTGATTGTCTGAATTATACCAGAGCCCTTAAGAATAAGAACATCGGCGTTTACTTCGAAAAAGAAAATATCAATACGCTCGATGCTAAAGGTGAAGTTCTAATGACAATTATGGCTTCTCTTGCACAGCAAGAAAGTGAGTCATTATCGGCTAACGTTCGTCTGGGTTTGCAGTTCCGATACCAACAAGGAAAAGTTCAGGTCAATCACAACTGGTTCTTGGGATATACCAAAGATGCAGACGGGCACCTCATCATTGATCCAGAGCAAGCTGAAGTCGTTAAGCGCATCTATAGAGAGTACCTTAGCGGTAAGAGCTTCTTACAGATAAAAAGGTCGCTTGAAGCCGATGGAATTCTGAACGGTGCCGGTAATGCAAAATGGCATGAAAGCAATATAAAGCAGATACTTACAAACGAGAAGTACATCGGAGACGCTTTGCTTCAGAAGACCTATACGGTGGATATTCTTGAAAAGAAGCGTGAAGCTAATAAGGGTCAGGTTCCTAAATATTATGTAGAGGACAGTCATGAAGCTATTATTCCAAAGGATATCTTCCTAAAGGTACAGGAGGAAATCGCAAGACGCGCAAACCTTACCAAAGGCACCACAAAGCGCAAACGAATCTATAGTGGCCGCTACGCTTTATCTGGAATAGTGTTCTGCGCTCACTGCGGTGACATCTTCCGCAGAATTAAATGGAACAATCGTGGGTGTAAGTCCACCGTTTGGCGCTGCGTCAGCAGGGTAGAAAAAGATGGTCCAGATTGTACCGCAAGGACTGTTCATGAAGAATTTCTCCATGAGGTAGTTATCAAGGCCATAAACGAAGCGTTCCGGGAAAAGAAAGCAATCCTTCCTCTTTTGCGAGAGAATATCGAGAGTAGTCTGGAGGAAGTCACTTCAAATCAGATTGCAGCGATTGATGAACAGATGAAGTCAATGCAGCAGGAGCTATTGGCAACCGTTAATTCTAAGAATACCGGTGATGAGCTTGGTATGGAGATTAGAAGGCTGCGTGATGAGAAGCAGGCCCTTCAAAATGAGCAGGCATCCCGACAGGATCTGAGAACACGACTCGATGAGATGATGCGTTTCCTTAACGATCTGCCTTGCGAGTTGACTGAATATGAAGAAGATTATGTAAGGACTCTCTTGGAAAAGATAACGGTTTATGATGACTATTTCATTGTGGAATTTAAGTCTGGAATTGAAATCCAAATTGACGAGTAA
- the lspA gene encoding signal peptidase II encodes MFYIFIITIVTGIDQWTKYLVETQLKPIGAIPIVKDIFHLTYARNTGAAFSILRDKQALLILVTAIVVGALIYYLIKILKTGEVAFKLSLAIIIGGALGNLIDRVRLNYVTDFLDFTLINYPIFNLADVFVVSGVVMLSYMLLFKGDMPKISKM; translated from the coding sequence ATGTTCTATATTTTTATTATCACAATAGTGACAGGGATTGATCAGTGGACTAAATATCTTGTAGAAACACAATTAAAACCGATAGGTGCTATACCCATAGTTAAAGATATATTCCATTTGACATATGCAAGGAATACAGGAGCAGCTTTTAGCATATTGAGGGATAAGCAGGCACTTTTAATATTAGTCACAGCCATCGTTGTTGGCGCATTAATATACTATTTGATAAAAATATTAAAGACAGGAGAAGTAGCCTTTAAGCTATCCTTGGCGATAATTATTGGTGGAGCTTTAGGAAATCTTATCGATAGAGTTAGATTGAACTATGTAACCGACTTTCTCGATTTCACACTAATTAATTACCCCATATTTAATTTAGCAGACGTATTTGTAGTTTCAGGAGTTGTCATGCTTTCATATATGCTTTTGTTTAAAGGAGATATGCCCAAAATCTCAAAGATGTGA
- a CDS encoding recombinase family protein — protein MPDEKRKPIIHVIPARRYFKRIRVALYCRVSTQKERQLHSLSAQMDFEKEDILENPAWEYVGTYTDIKSGRTISSRPGFQSLLADCEAGKIDMIYTKSISRFGRNCVDFLVTLRRLKELKVDVFFYNEQIHLLSQAGELLLTLHAGIAQAESENKSENIKWGLRRSTMDPDSPAFSRRCYGYDRNEEEGLILNIAEARIVLKIFDWYEQGWSIVRIKKELEALWVPTPTGKKKWPVKTIENILTNEKYTGTSVYGETESADFPSTVPV, from the coding sequence ATGCCGGACGAGAAAAGAAAGCCCATCATACATGTCATTCCAGCCAGGCGATATTTCAAGCGTATTCGTGTTGCCTTGTATTGTCGTGTGAGCACGCAGAAGGAGCGACAGCTTCATAGCCTCTCGGCCCAGATGGACTTCGAGAAGGAGGATATTCTGGAGAATCCCGCTTGGGAATATGTCGGTACCTATACCGACATCAAATCAGGACGGACCATCAGTTCCAGGCCGGGCTTCCAGAGCCTCCTTGCCGACTGTGAGGCGGGCAAGATCGATATGATCTATACCAAGTCCATCAGCCGGTTCGGACGCAACTGTGTTGATTTTCTGGTGACGCTTCGGAGGCTCAAGGAACTGAAGGTGGATGTCTTTTTCTACAATGAGCAGATACATCTCCTCAGCCAAGCAGGGGAGTTGCTGCTCACACTCCATGCTGGCATAGCCCAGGCTGAGAGCGAGAACAAGAGCGAGAACATCAAATGGGGGCTAAGAAGAAGCACCATGGATCCCGACTCACCGGCATTCTCAAGAAGATGCTATGGGTATGATCGTAATGAGGAGGAAGGCCTCATCCTCAACATTGCTGAGGCCAGGATAGTCCTGAAGATCTTTGACTGGTACGAGCAAGGCTGGAGTATCGTGAGGATCAAGAAGGAGCTTGAAGCGCTGTGGGTCCCAACGCCAACCGGCAAGAAGAAATGGCCGGTGAAGACAATCGAGAACATCCTCACCAATGAGAAGTATACCGGCACCTCCGTCTATGGAGAAACCGAGTCGGCAGATTTTCCTTCAACCGTTCCTGTCTGA
- a CDS encoding recombinase produces the protein MIDEEKAKQVKKIYKAYLSGLAYVPAAEAAGLKLYHTGAKKMMQNKHYLGDDYYPAIIDNETFVAAEAERVKRQAKLGRVFDDKPAKVSKIATGFKMPKVQIKYDDPFTQAEYVYSLIESEVDV, from the coding sequence GTGATTGATGAAGAAAAAGCAAAGCAAGTAAAGAAGATCTATAAAGCATACCTCTCTGGCCTTGCCTACGTGCCAGCAGCAGAAGCCGCCGGACTTAAGCTTTACCACACAGGTGCAAAGAAGATGATGCAAAATAAGCATTACCTCGGAGACGACTATTACCCGGCGATTATTGATAATGAGACCTTTGTCGCGGCAGAAGCCGAGCGTGTAAAACGACAGGCTAAGCTTGGAAGAGTATTTGATGATAAGCCAGCCAAAGTGAGCAAGATTGCTACAGGTTTTAAGATGCCAAAGGTTCAAATAAAATATGATGATCCTTTTACACAGGCAGAATACGTCTACAGCTTGATAGAAAGCGAGGTGGATGTATGA